A stretch of DNA from Larus michahellis chromosome 19, bLarMic1.1, whole genome shotgun sequence:
ACGTGGCTCCCAGCTGAAGGTGCCGGATGGCCTCGTCCTCTGTCCGGGCTCCCAGTGGTTCAGGATGTCTGTGTCCGATCAATGCATTGGTGTTCTGTGTTTCTTAATATGCAGCTACATGTATGACCTTGTACTTGACTTAATTTAATGACTACTTgaaatttaatcttatttttcttcagtgcgTGTACTTtgaacatgactttttttttctttttttttttcaacaggaaaataatttacctttattcaggattttttcttgACTAAAAGGTAACTTAATTGAAATACTAAATTATTGGGAAGACATTCATTTTAGCTAGAAGGTAACTAAAATTCATTACATCCTAATATACTAATTCTAACTGGAGTCCCgttcctaatttttttttgttgtatcaGTGGTGTTGATCACCAACTCACACAAATTAAGTAACAGTTTCCGACACAGGCATCACAGGGAAGTACATTCAAGGAAACTTTTAGAAGTAGGTTCAGAGTCCCCGATTCCTAAACACATATGTAAGCGTGTGAGTCTGTGTTCTCAGTAGCTACTGAATTTGATGGTTATTTATAGTATATGAAGTGTGTATCCGCAGCAGCGCACTGCCTGACGGTTTTGTTCACGGAGTCCAGGAGCTTCCAGCCAGCTGAAGCGCATCACAGTTGTGTTTAGAAACTGCACTCtgcttgtttgttggttgtttttttttttaattctgcatacATATTTTACACTTCCGTATGTTATACTGCGTAGCGGCACCTTACTGCTTGTAAGGGAAGGATTGTTTTGACAATTTATTCTGCATAAGTCCATAGCCCTTGGTGGTAATTTAGCACACAGGGAATATATTTTAATGTCAGCACAGTGAACATCCAGGATAAAGCTCTAAGTAGGGAACAAAAATTCTGTCAGGCCCATGCGCTCTCATAATCTGTTTTAATCTGGAACCAATCAATAATATTGACGAGCTGCCCCGCACGATTATTGGTACACCTCTGATAGATGCTGCCTTGCCAGTCAGGATGGACACGAGCTGCTCAACATGCTATATGTACTTCTGAGTGAAAGACTCACAATCAAAAGACTTTGTCTGTATGCACAAGTGCAGGATTTTATTAAATTTACGAATATATGCTACTTAAGGTTCTGAGGACCCCAGTAAAAATCCTGCAAGATGTGTCTGTTGCGGGGTTTAGAAACCTGACCTGGAGCTACTTTTGAGAATTACTTTCAGTGACGACAGCCTTATTTGTGGGGCAGCAAACAGCCAACGCACCCTTCCCGAGCACGCGGTGAATACCTGACTTGCAGCATTTTTGTAAAAACATTGGTTCTTTTCCTTTGGCGATCGCATCACAGTACATCATGTACttataaaaattaattctgtaactCAGTATTTGTTGAGGCATTGCTTAGTTTCAGTAAGACTTTCTCCCAGTGTCAGGCTGTCCTGCTTACTGGTATGTTGAACTTTAATCCTTCATTTGAACTCTAGACTAGTTCATTTGACTGAAAATACCATGTTtcacatcagatttttttttccacagtgatgGACAGCTGTTGGAAGCAGCAGGACTACTAATGGATTTGTTCACGCACAGGTGAGTGGGTGATGCGCACTTCGTTTTATTTCACATCGCTGGAATTGTTCTAACGCTGAACAATGGCTGATACTTGCAATATATGGGAAAGGCTCGATGGCATTTTTCGCGGTAACTGAAATCAAGATTGGACTTGGCTTTAGTTTTTAAGTATTACAGTCATTGTCTTTAATATTGCTAATCAGTCTGTGTGGTTGTTTTGGTTTAGATTTTCACCAGCGTGGGATGTGCGATGAGCCCAACATTCAGGTAAAGAGATTTCTCAGACTCTTGACAGTGACAGCTCTGAAGGGAGCTATTACTGACTCAGAGAGTTAAAGGGATGGTAAAAgtatgggggaaaaaacaaaccagagaagagaaaggaactATATCACAGAGAAACAAGGTTAACCTGAACTCCCTGTTCACTAAAAAGAATTTGGAGGATGTTTACGAGTGGAACCTTTATTTCTGGCCGAAGCGAACAAGAGCAAATCTTCACAATCAGACAGTGCTCACCTAAAGACCTTGGTGCCCCTCAAGATCCAAACTGGAATGATGCCAGCAGGGGTGTTCACCCTTTGCACCTGCCAACGGCAAGATAGCTGCTGTGATACCAGCTCCCAAAGAGATGCAGGCAACTGCTTATCCACAAGCCTGATGTGTGCACCTGGACAGTTTGCAGAAATTATAATAAACAATAGCATTACTGTACACATAGTAAATATGGTGCTTTGGAGAATGGTCAAACTGGCTTTTGTAAAGGTAAGCTATGCCTTACAAATCTGTTGAAGTAATTGCAAAAGCAGATGAGTATATGGATTGGGTGAAGTCCAACTGATATAATTACTTGGACTCTCAAGAGACTTTTGACAAGGCCCGTTGCCAGGGACTCTTAAAGATAAATAAAGAAGGCTCAGACTACCCAACATATTAAGTGGTCTGGAAAGTACACGAATAGCAGGGTGATGACATCTGGTGATGAAAAAAAGCTCTTTAGGGTAATAAGGACTGACTGTTCAGAGTTGCAAAGAACCTTAGCTAAAAAAGTAGGAGAAGGAATACAATACAGATAGGTGTAAAAAGTGAGCAAACAGGAACAAATGCTGATGTTACCATTCATGGCTTTGGAATTCTATTAATTGGGACCGTTCTGTGGAAATGTCAGATCAGTGCTACGCGATGATTAAAAAGGCAAAGTAAGTCTCAGGAATCACTAGGAAAGAAACtgagaagagagcagaaaatacCATTACGCTGCAGTATAAATCTGTGGTGTATTCACATCTTTAACACTGTTTGTGGTTCTGGTCCCTCTGTCTCAAAAAGAATGTATTGGAGTTGGGAAAGGATCAGAAAAAGGCAACTGGCTTGAGCTGAATGTATGGGCCATTGTTGGTGACAAGTGACTGGATTTGATGAACTTTGGTCACTATGGCCGTTCTTATATTAAGAAATTCTTATAAGTTGAACCTTTGCTCTGTGTCACCAAAATGGTCATTAGGAAGAGGGATCAGCCTTCctttcaataaaaaaatcaagaaagtaaTAGTCTAGCGTGAAATATGTGACTCTTCTAAGGTCCCCTTATTGGAAAAATACacctcaaaagaaaaagcatctctaAAAATAAGTTTGACTCACAGAAGGTGGATGTTTGTAAAAAAATtgaacacacaaaaccaaaaagtgttGTTTCTTACGTTATGATTCCGGAGCTCCTCAAGAGAGGCTGTTTGACACCACAGTTAGTGTTTCACATAGAATGTATGATGCTCTTCCTCCACAGATTCCTACTCGAGTGACTCTCAGTTCTGTGTCAGATGCCACGAAACTGCACCAGTTATGACTGTTAGAGGCTTTTCTCCTTGATGGTTGAGAAAAGGCCAGCCTGGTGATTATCTTCTTAGAGAAGTCCGGCATCTCTCTCGTTAGCCCAAAGCCGTTCATGACCCATATTCAGGGTCTCTTTCACATAAGCTTGGGCTGGCATGATGTGTCATTCTGGTACTCGTGGCTGGATCTGAGCGAAAGGTCTCAAGGGAATGTGTTTTAGGatgttttcttcaggtttgtAAAGATTTCAGGTTACACTAAGTGAATCTAACAAAAAGCATGGAAAGTCTGTAGGTTGTATACTGTGAGACCTCAACTTCCAGAACTCTTGTATCATCGTTCTGGActaaaacatttgctttctttttccagatcCCCTTAGCAAGTCTAGTGTTCCTCTTTTGAGGGAGTCATCACTCCACAAATCATTACAGTCATTCGCCATGTGCATGATAAGGAACATCTCAGTACTTGGAACATGCTGTGAGCTTCAGCACCAACGTATTGAATTCCGGTACCCAACACCTGAGTTCAGCATTTGAAGACTGAATGTTGAACAGAAAACCTGAATGGTCTGGAGGAATAAATGAAAACGGACATCTGCACTTTTTGAAAAGAGGTCTTGATTTACAAATCTGGCAGAAATTAAGTTTACAGAAGGAATCCAGGCAGTATTGTTTTATATCTTGGGTACTGTCCTAACAAAGCGTCCCTTATAAATATCAAAACCACGACATTCAGCTGttagagaggaagggaaaatactCTTGAGGATAGCTTTGTCCCAAGCCCAGGGGCATCCATTACATGCCCAGATGTTTCTTTTTCGGACTTTCACTCTTCAGTATTGATTTATGCACTTCACAGAAGATTTGTTCAGAAAGGAGGTGTgaataaaagataataaagaaTGATTTAGTCATCTGCAAGGCGAAAATGAAACCCACCTAAATTCCTATCACATATAGTACCACTTGTATTGTTATACACCAGAATTGTGTCTGGATGATTATGTTAACATTTTGCTGTAACAATGATGTCATTGATGTGATGTGATGGAAAATCTAGCTTAGGAGCATGCTGTGTAAGCTGAAGTTTTCaacaagcaaatatttcttcagtgtTGGACTCTAGTATGAAAAGTTCTATTTCAGCAAAAAAGTAAGCGTCTTTCTTCATCGTCCCAGAAAGATTACACTGGAAAGTGAAAAGTGAAATCAGAGCAGAGGATGACTCAGTATAACCATTCAGCAGAGCTCTCTCTCCAGAGCCCAGCAAATAAGTCATTAAATTTCACTGAAACACCGCTGGCTTTGGATGAAAGGACCCTGTTAGGGATGAAGATTTCACTGTCGGTCCTTCTGTCTGTTATAACTTTGGCAACGATccttgcaaatgtttttgttgttattacaATTTTTCTGACCAGAAAGCTCCACACACCTGCAAATTACCTCATTGGCTCCTTGGCAGTGACTGATCTTTTAGTGTCTGTCCTAGTAATGCCCATCAGTATTGCTTACACTGTCACCCACACGTGGGCCTTCGGCCAAGTGTTGTGTGATATCTGGTTATCATCAGACATCACGTGCTGCACAGCCTCCATCCTACACCTCTGCGTTATTGCACTGGACAGATACTGGGCTATCACAGATGCTTTGGAATATGCCAAACGCCGGACCGCTGGCCGAGCAGCGCTCATGATTGCCGTGGTCTGGATGATATCTATTAGTATTTCTGTGCCACCATTTTTCTGGAGGCAAGTGAAAGCTCATGAAGAAATTGCAAAGTGTACTGTGAACACAGACCAAATTTCCTACACAATTTATTCCACTTGTGGAGCTTTCTACATCCCAACTGTGCTCCTCCTGATCTTGTACGGTAGAATTTATGTAGCAGCTCGATCCAGGATTCTGAAGCCACCCTCATTATATGGGAAACGCTTTACTACTGCACACCTGATTACCGGCTCTGCTGGGTCTTCCCTCTGCTCCATTAATGCAAGCCTTCATGAAGGGCATTCCCATTCAGGTGGATCTCCAATATTTATCaatcatgttaaaataaaactggCAGATAGTGTcctagaaaggaaaagaatttctgctgcaagagaaaggaaagccaCCAAAACTTTAGGCATTATTCTGGGAGCTTTCATTTTCTGCTGGCTGCCTTTTTTTGTCATGTCCCTTGTCCTACCAATCTGCCAAGATGCTTGTTGGTTTCATCCCATCCTACTGGACTTTTTTACGTGGTTAGGTTACTTAAACTCATTGATCAATCCAGTCATTTATACAgcttttaatgaagaatttaagCAGGCTTTCCAAAAACTAATACATTTCAAAAAGTGTTCGTCTTGATCCTCTCCTGTTGTGTTACCGACCCTTGTGCAATCTGGCAGCCTACCTGGAaactttctgtgcttttattCCTGAGGTACGGAGTAGTAATTGCCATCTCTGCTGCTACCCTGTGCTGTGCATGTAACTGGGAACTTCTTGCCAATTTGGTACTTTCTGTCTGGAATTCTGTATCCCATAGCAGAACTTGTCTGTGGTCTCTGCAGTGATCGTTTGTGTATGTAAGACCAACACATGAAGCAAGCTTTGTAACGAGTGGAGGAGCATGAAGCAGAGAGCAGAGTTTGTACAATGAGATGACACGTTATCCAATTCTGCCATGCCTTTGTAACCTGATGGGAGGAAAATGGGTGCATATTTGCAGGACATCGGTATTTCTGCTGTATGTTATTAACAATTTATGTAGGCTGAGAAAGTTTCTGGAGAACAGGATCTGATGTCTACATTTTCTATGGCACGTATGTTATCTATTTGAAACTGATAAACCCTGTAACTTTTTCAGAAGTTGTGTGACACAGCTTGACTATAAGCAGCAGGGCATAGAAGCCATAGCATGTATGTAAGTTCTGTTCATGAATGCTGCATTTGAAGCTCTGCTTTTGGTGAACTGTAGAAAGAAGACAATttatttgaaacaatttttacatattttatcaTGAATAGAATAGCCAGTGCAGAAATACTACAAAATAAATAGCatgaaaattattgaaaaatatctCGATCTTATGtttctgttatttaattttttaatacataatgcATAACTTGGAGCTGTAGGCTCCCTTCTGGGCTGCCATCCCTGTATCCAGGCCAGTCCCGTCTTCTGCCCTCGTGGGACAGCTGGTATGGCACCGCCAGTGCAGCGTTGGTCTGGTGGTAGCTGAGGTACGGTATCACAAAAGGTTGATATAACCACCTCTGCTAGAATAACGGGATATACAGTCTCATACTGGGCCTGCAGCAGGGCACCTATGTGACTACATGAAATCTGGAGAGATACAACTCCTGGATCCTTCAGGGCCTCGTCACTCTAAAGAACCATTTGTGGAGCCTGGGGGAAGGTCTCCTAGCCTAACATAGGACATGGCATATTCCAGAACATTGGCATCTTCTAAAGCAGGCAGACaagcagccagttcctcctcagAAGACACAGTCTGTGTTATTTTGCAACAACCTTTTCCATCATGGGTCTGGGTGATACAGGTCTTCCTGGACAGCAGTGGCCCACAACAGGGTTTCAGTCAGCCGTTGAGCTCATGTGTTTCAAGAGCTGATgtttaaaaacaggttttgtgCTTCTGGGCCCACATCACTGGAGCTCTTCACATCCTCTACCAGCTGTTCAAGGATTTGGAGGAGCCTTTCTGTTTGACATTGACTGCTTTTAAACTGACccagcagtgctgcctgcagTGGCTGACCCTCAGAACAAAGAGCACCCTGGGAAGTTTCCCATAGGCATATAGCATAAGCACTAGTATGAGAGTGCCCGTAATATATGATATCCCCTCATTCCCTCAGGAATCCTCTCCTGTCCCCCAACAATTTAACCTGGGAGACAGTCCCAGCCTGAAGAGTGTGTACCTCCAGAAGTCACGGGACCAGATCTCTGTAGACTTATTTTCATGCCATAGGCAAAGGTTTCCTGTCATGAAGACACTGGGGGTTTTGGATATCTGAagtttctcctctttttccccaatCCTCTTTCAATGCTGTCCATCTTGCCTGCACCCTGTACTTTCTGGACCCCTTTGTCTACCGTGCTCATGTGGCACAGCCCAGTGACCTGAGGGGCCCAGGGTACAGGGAGACGGTCACACAGATTTAACTGCACAAACATACCGGTTTTACagcttgaaaacagaaaagaccCAACTAGGGCAAGTGAATAAAGGACAAACCAAGTAAATGATAGTGAGGGTTACAGTCGGAACCCAGAATGAAGGTCTGAGTTCCTCAGAGACTCGAATGAATCGAAGATGGTTTCTCCGCCTCCGCTCCAGCAGCCTGGCCAGCATAGTGGTGGTGTCTTCTGCTTTGTACCAGCCTCTGCTGAGAACTATAGGCTGGACTTCCCACCATATGGCTTCATGCTGCCTAAGGCTGGCCTTGCCTTCAGCCAGGTCCCTTATGAACTACTGATTCTCTTCCTATATTATGTTTCAAGATGTCATGCTAGCAGTGAGCCCTCAGGTCGCAGTGTTCCTGTGAAAACTTGGCAGCAAGGCTGTCACTGGGTTGTCCAAATGATGCTGAATTTTGGTCTGCATTTCACTTAGGGACCTTCTCCACAGTGTCCTTGAGGTGGCATCATGCCTGGTTCTAACCTTGAAATCAGAGCCTTGGAGCAGCTCATGCCAACATCTCATTAGAAATACTCATCGAGGCAATGACAGCAAGTGTGTCATTCCTTGATCAGATCTGGGGACATGCAATACAGAGAATCAGAGTAATTCAGGTTCGAAGGGACCAGGCTACTCAAGGTTCTCTTCAGCCTTCCAAGGATGAGgatgcacaacctctctgggtaacctgttcaaGTGCTTGACcgtcctcatggtgaaaaagaTTTTCCTTATATGCAGTCTGAACCTCTCTTTTTTCAACGGATGTCTATTGTCTCTCAGTCTCCCAACAGTCACTTCCTCCTAGGTCCTGGGGGAGCTGCTGTCAGGTtccctcagagccttctcttctccagaccgAGCAAGCCTGGTTCATTCAGCTCCTCCCTCTGCATTCCTGGGGCAAGTTCTCCAGTCTCTTGGCCATTCTGGTGTCCCTCCATTGACCTCACTCTGGTTTAGGTATGTCTTTCTTGTACTTAGAGGctccaaactggacacagtattctagATGTGGTCTAAGAAGGACTGAGTAGAGTAggataatcacttcccttgaTTTATTAGCTATGCTTCTGACAATATAGCcttctctgctgccagggcacactgctagctcctgctcagcttgctgtctaccaagacccccaggtcctttccagcagagctgctaccCAGCCAGTCAGTCCTCAGCTTGTGTCATTGCAAAGGGTTCTTCCTTGCCTGAtgcaggattttgcatttgtccttgttgaatttcataaggttcctgttaggcccttcctccagcctgtctaggtccctctgaatAGTGGCTCTGCCCCTGAGTGTATGCACGGGACCCTCCAGCTcagtgtcatctgcagacttgagTGCACTCTGTCACCTCCTCCagccattgataaagatattaaacaggacAGGTCCTAGGAGTATTCTGGAGTATTCTGGAGTCCCCTCCAGTATTCTGCTTGTTACCAGGCTGTCCACCCATCCAGACCACAACATCCCAAATTGGATACACGGATAATGTGGGAGTTAttgttgaaagccttgctaaagtcaaggtaaattaCACTCCTCTCTGCTCATGTACACCTGCAGTCAATGTATCATACAAGGCAATCAGcctggtcaggcatgatttaccctttgCAAATGCATGCCTGCTGTTCACCTTCTTCTTCACTATACTCCTGCTCAGATCCAGCCTCCTGAGGCAGTACAACCAAAGGCCGCATCTTTGCCATTCTTTCTCAGACTGTTCAGACTGTGGTGTTGTTACTTAGAGAAAATCTCTGGGCAGGGTGGCACAGAAGCAGGAGCCTGAAAGACGTCAGTCTGAGTGACCTCTGTAGCACCTCGTAGCTTAGACTACAGACCACAGGGAAGAGTGTCTCGGAGAACAAGAGAAGGAGGGGACCACATGGTTTATGTCTGCTATGTGAGGAGTTctaattaataaataatgtttCCCTGCTATATCTTTACAGCTGTTTCTAAGTAGTCAGTGGATTGAGATTTCTTCACTATTGTGAACAGTCCCAGAGAAGATGGCTCAAATGGATTAAAGACCAGTGGGCAAATGGAGGTAGGGTTTGTAGAAACCCAAGGGTATGTAGAAACCCAAGTCTTAGGGAAGTCCCTAAAGAAAAAGGCTTCCTCTTCATCTCATCCCTTTGGACTGAGGGATATTATCTCTGCTTCTGTGCCAATGTTCTGAGCCTGCTCTTTGTGCAGGACGTGGTGTGCTCTGTTTCTTCCAGCTATTCAGATGGGCATCTGGAACCTAGCAAGTTGATAGCACCCACCATCCTTCCTTCAGTGCTACCCACCaccttcagtggtgcccagtgataggagaagaggtaacgggcacaaacttgaccataggaagttccatctcaacataaggaggaacttctttcctgtgagggtggcagagccctgtcacaggctgcccagagaggtggtggagtctccgcctggaagcgttcctgtgccacctgctctaggtgaccctgctctggcaaggggttggactggatgatctccagaggtcccatccaacccctatcattctgtgattcccataACTCCTGGATCATGAGCTGCTTGACTTTCCCCAGGCCTATGATAGTTCCTAACTAGAAAATTTTGCCCTCTTTGCACATATACAAATGAatctgggaagagg
This window harbors:
- the HTR1D gene encoding 5-hydroxytryptamine receptor 1D — encoded protein: MTQYNHSAELSLQSPANKSLNFTETPLALDERTLLGMKISLSVLLSVITLATILANVFVVITIFLTRKLHTPANYLIGSLAVTDLLVSVLVMPISIAYTVTHTWAFGQVLCDIWLSSDITCCTASILHLCVIALDRYWAITDALEYAKRRTAGRAALMIAVVWMISISISVPPFFWRQVKAHEEIAKCTVNTDQISYTIYSTCGAFYIPTVLLLILYGRIYVAARSRILKPPSLYGKRFTTAHLITGSAGSSLCSINASLHEGHSHSGGSPIFINHVKIKLADSVLERKRISAARERKATKTLGIILGAFIFCWLPFFVMSLVLPICQDACWFHPILLDFFTWLGYLNSLINPVIYTAFNEEFKQAFQKLIHFKKCSS